A genomic segment from Salvia splendens isolate huo1 chromosome 13, SspV2, whole genome shotgun sequence encodes:
- the LOC121761146 gene encoding CASP-like protein 4A3, translated as MENHDSSNSNRRTLRRNSNSHISMSDTESTASHTDSFHSPLRSDDPVFLPENDNPGNKTSKSLVPTERYYSPVPSPGKSNFTTTSPLAAGKGGRRPWPHSEKPTSGNGDRGGRRENSAAENREFGGRGSSPVILGLNRLVKEEAPRGVKKVGAVGGGGGGTVEEGFVDEVGGDRRSRAAVENILRRSERSKELTKAALVVRVFEALACVISFSVMAADKTKGWSGDSFDRYREYRYCLVVNIIGFVYSAFQVCDLAYLLGTKKHVISHHLRYYFDFFMDQILAYLIMSASSAAATRVTDWITNWGKDEFTLMASASIAVSFLAFIAFAISSLISGNNLCNRDST; from the exons ATGGAGAATCACGATTCGAGCAACAGCAATCGGCGGACTCTTCGCAGAAACAGCAACAGCCACATATCAATGTCGGACACCGAGTCAACAGCGAGTCACACCGACTCATTCCACTCGCCCCTCCGCTCCGACGACCCCGTTTTCCTCCCGGAAAACGACAATCCCGGCAACAAAACCAGCAAATCGCTCGTCCCAACCGAGAGATACTACTCCCCCGTGCCGTCGCCGGGAAAATCCAACTTCACCACGACATCGCCACTCGCCGCCGGGAAGGGTGGGCGCCGGCCATGGCCGCATTCGGAGAAACCCACCTCGGGAAACGGCGATAGGGGTGGGCGGAGGGAGAATTCGGCGGCGGAGAATCGGGAATTTGGGGGGAGGGGGAGTTCGCCGGTGATTTTGGGGCTGAATCGGCTGGTGAAGGAGGAGGCGCCGCGCGGGGTTAAGAAGGTGGGAGCggtcggcggcggcggtggtggtacGGTGGAGGAAGGGTTTGTCGATGAGGTAGGTGGAGATAGGCGGTCGAGGGCTGCGGTGGAGAATATACTGCGGCGGTCGGAGAGGAGCAAGGAGCTGACGAAGGCGGCGTTGGTGGTGAGAGTGTTTGAGGCTCTTGCTTGTGTGATTTCCTTCAGTGTTATGGCTGCTGACAAAACGAAAGGCTGGAGTGGCGATTCGTTTGATCGATATAGAGAGTATAG ATATTGTCTTGTTGTAAATATCATCGGCTTCGTATATTCTGCTTTTCAAGTGTGCGATCTGGCATACCTTTTGGGCACGAAGAAGCACGTCATCTCTCACCATCTACGTTACTACTTTGATTTCTTCATGGATCAG ATTTTGGCCTATCTTATAATGTCAGCATCCTCAGCGGCTGCTACAAGGGTTACAGATTGGATAACAAACTGGGGGAAAGACGAGTTCACGTTGATGGCCAGCGCCTCAATTGCAGTGTCGTTCTTGGCTTTCATCGCCTTCGCCATCAGTTCACTCATATCTGGTAACAACCTCTGCAACAGGGATTCAACTTGA